DNA from Streptomyces sp. NBC_01260:
CACCGCCGGTGCCCGGCTGGAGCACCGCGTGCAGCTGTCCCATGGCGAGCAGGATCGACCAGCCGTGCAGCACCTCGGGGACCTGATCCATCCGCTGGACCGGGTGGAAGCCCTGCTCCAGCAGCAACTGCAGGAACTCGTCGCCTCCGCTGCCGTCCGTGCCGGGCCGGGCGATCGGCCCGGTCGGTTCGACGACCAGGGCCGGGTGAAGCTCGTCGTCGATCAGGACGAGACCGCTGGTGATCCCCAGCACGGCCTGCTCGGGGCCCAGCCGGTCCTCGGCCTCCTGTTCGTTTCCGGTGATGCTGCGCACGGCTCCCTGCAACTGCTCCTCGGCGACCTGGACGACCTGGGAGGGGATGCAGGTCGCGTGGGCGAAGGCGAGGACCGCGGTCTCGTCGCCGACGAACAGCACCGTGCTGGTGCGTTCCTGCTCGGAGTCGCCGGGGGTGCGGCAGGAGGTGCAGTCGTAGCTGCCGGGGGCGTTGTCGCCGACGAGCAGCCGGTCGGCTTCGGCGTCGCCGATCTCGGCGCGTACGTCCTCGCTGACGTCGAGCATGCGCGGCACGGGTGGCTCCTCGAACTCGGTACGTGCGCCGGGCGGTTCCCGGCTCATGAAGAAGACAACGGGTGAGCCGCTGCCGGGGTCACGCGAGAAGGCGAACGGAATCGAACCGGGGAGCCGGCCGGTTCGGCGATACACGGACAAGTCAGGAAATCGAGGAGCGTGGGATGCGGCCGCTGCCCGTGGATGAAGCGGTGCCCGCAGGGAGGCAACGGCGCCCGTGCCGTCCCCGGGCGGCGGTGCCCGCAGCGGCTGCTCCGATGCCGGAAAGCGGGTGATTCGGGTCGTCCGCTATACGGGCGGAACCGTACGGCCGAGTCGGTCCGATGGTGTGGATATTGTGAGCATGAGATAAGGGTGCGATAAGGAAGGATGAATTCCCGACGGTCCTCTTGCTTACGGGAGGATATTCCGGAGGGAAATCGATGCCGTCGGGCAGCGAATATCCGACCCGTTTTCCGGCCCTCCCTGTTGATCATTTTCGGACCGGTGCGATTACTGTGCGTCCGGTTGCGAATCGCCCGTTCGGGTGAGGGAGCGCAGCCGGAACCCGTGTGGTGATCCTGTGACACAAGCGTGACCGGTGTGGGACGTGAGGATGCCGTGCGACCGGTCGGCGCCCCGGCTACCACCGTCGCCCGGGGCCGCCTACGGTGAGAGGCATGGCACCCATACCGACTCCTTCCGCCCAGCCCGACGACTCACCCGGCACGTATGTCGGCCTCACCGCCGAGACCGCCGAACAGCGGGCCCGGAAGCGTGGCTGGACCACGGTCAGAGCCCTGCCGCCGGGCACCGTCATCACCATGGAGTTCCAGGGCGGCCGGATCAACTTCGAGGTCGACGGCGGCGCCGTGAAGCGCTGCTGGATCGGCTGAGGCCCCGGTAACGGCCCCGTACGGCCCGGGGCCGGCCCCGGGTGAGGCCCCGGCCCGCCCGGACCGGCGCGGACGCTTCCCGGCCGCATCGCATGGGTGAAGGCCCCGACCGGAGTCGGGGCCTTCACCCATGCGGGGGAGCGGCTGTGCGTACCGCCCCCCCGCCACTCGTAGGGGTCAGCCGCCCGCCACCGGCCGGGCCGGCGCCGTGCCGCCGCGCGGTGTGCGGTCCGCGTGCGGCGGGCGGCGGCTGCCGGCCGGGGTGACCGGGGTGCGTTCCGAGCGCACCGCGTGGACCTGGTGCACGGGAGGTGCGGTGTGGGCGCGCGGGCGGCTGCCCGCGGCCGTGGCCACCGCCGCCTGGCGGCTGCCCGCGCCGACCGGTTCGCGGACCGGGCTCTGGGCCGCGGTCCCGCCCATGGCCGGCTGCCCGGCCGGGACCGGCCGGGGACCGCCTGCTGCGACGGGCGGGGCCGGTACGAGCCTGCTGTGGGCGCTCAGCCGCTCGCGGGCGGCGAAGATCCAGTTCTCGGCCCGGGTGATCAGCGGCTCGACCCACGGCAGGCCGAGCAGGATCAGCAGACCCGCCGCCCAGCCGAGCACCACATCGCTGAGCCAGTGCGTACCGAGGTAGACGGTCGTCAGGCCGACGCCGAGCGACACGACAGCGGACATCGCCGACAGATAGCGCCTGGCTCGCGGGGTGGCGGCCAGGTAGGCAAGGATTCCCCAGGTCACAACCGCGTTGGCGGTGTGCCCGGACGGAAATATATCGCCGCCGGCGAAGAGTTCGGCCGAGCCGATCTGCGTCGCGTAGTGCGGGCCGAGCCGGCCGAGGCCGTACTTGACCGCCCCCACCGTCGCGTTGAGCAGCAGCAGTGAGGCGCCCAGCGTCAGCAGCGGGCGCAGGGTGTGCTGCCGCCAGGAGCGCCAGCCGAGCCAGCAGGCGACCATGACGGCCGTGGGCCCGCGCTGACCGAGTACGACGTAGTAGTCGAGGAAGGCATGGATCCCGGGCCACTGCTGGTACGGCCGGAAGAGCATGACCTTCCAGTCCAGGGTCACCAGCCAGGACGACATGAGCACGGCAATGACGATGGCGAGATAGAACGCCAACGTCCCGCCGAAGAGAGCGATGCGGTGACGGCTCATCCGCGGTGTCTCTATCTTCGGCGGTTCCGGCTCCCGGTCCAGGCGGGCAAAGATGTCGGTACGCACCCAATCGACGTTACAGCGAGTGAGTGGGTGACTTGGTCGATCCGGCCGCTTTGTGATGACGATGTGATGTGGACTATGTCTCAGCGCGGCCGGATTTCCTGAGCCTCCGAAGAATCCCGGATTCCTTCCGTTCTCTTTCTTTGGCGGTCGCGTCGGAAGGGTTTTTGGATATTGACGGAAAAGCGCACGGGATGCCGAAGCGTATTTAACGGGAGCTTCCGGGAAGTCGAACGGACGGTACCCGTCCGGTTACTCGATGACTTCACCCGCCGTCCGGCGAGCGGTCCGCGACGCCCCCGGAGCCCGGCGTGCGCGCCGCCGAACGGTCGGTCTCCGCAGGTCATCAGGGGTCTCCGGGCGGGCCCTGTCGACGGGAAGCAGTGGCGTACACCACAGTCGGAGGCTGTCGGCGGTATGAGATGGGCCACGTGTAGCCCTGCCGAACTCGCGTACGCTGACGCATCACTCGCCCGTCGATGCCGGGCCCGGAGGGACAGCGGACGCTGAATCCCCAGGGGCCTGCCGAGCGCGAGGGATCTTTTGGGAGGTAGATGCATGTCCGGGACGACCACAGCCCGAACCCGCCTGCGCGCAGCCGCCGACGGTGCCAATCGATGGGTCGTCCTGGTCGTCCTCTGTCTCAGTCTGCTGCTCGTGGCACTCGACGCGACCGTGCTGCACGTCGCCGTCCCCGCCGTCACCGAGGACCTGCGGCCCAGCGCCGTCGGCCTGCTGTGGATCGTGGACGCGTATCCGCTGGTCTGCGCCTCACTGCTGATCCTCTTCGGTACTCTCGGTGACCGGGTCGGGCGGCGGCGCATCCTGCTGCTCGGCTACGCGCTCTTCGGGGTCGCCTCCGCCGTCGCCGCCATGGCCGACAGCGCGGGCGTGCTCATCGCGGCCCGGGCCCTGCTCGGCGTCGGCGGCGCGATGATCATGCCGGCCACCCTGTCGATCCTGCGCCAGGTCTTCCCGGACCGGCGCGAGCGGGCCGTGGCGATCGGCGTGTGGTCCGCGGTCGCCGCGGTCGGCGCCGCCACCGGACCGGTCATCGGCGGCTTCCTCGTCGAGCACTTCTGGTGGGGCTCGGTCTTCCTGATCAACATCCCGCTGATGGCCCTGATCCTTCCGATCGGCCGGCTGCTGCTCCCGGAGTCCCGGGGCAGCGACGACGGCCCCTGGGACGTGCTCGGCGCGCTGATGGCCGCGGCCGGTGTGCTCGGTGTGGTCCTGGGCGTGAAGCGGGCGGGCACCGGCGAGGGACTCCTCGGACCGGCCACGCTCGCGCCCCTGCTGATCGGGACCGCACTCCTCGTCGCGTTCGTCCGCCGCCAGAAGCGGCGCACGCACCCGCTGATCGACATGGGGATGTTCGCCAGGCCGGCCTTCTCCACCGCGGTGGGCTGCATCGTCCTCGCCATGCTGGCCCTGGTCGGCCTGGAGCTGATCGCCGTCCAGTACCTCCAGCTCGTCCTGGGCCTCAGCCCGCTGGAGACCGGCCTGCGGCTGCTGCCGCTCACCTTCGCCGCGATGGCGGCGGGCGCCACCGGCTCGCACACCCTGCGCCGGATCGGGCCGCGCCGGATGGTCGGCTGGGGCTTCGTCCTGACGGCTGCCGCGGTGCTGATGCTGACCGCGATGGGGCAGCACGACCGGCCCGGCCTGCTGACGGTGTCCTTCGTCGCGCTCGGCTTCGGCCTCCAGTCCACCCTCTTCGGCGCGTACGAGTCGATGCTCAGCGAGGCCCCCGCGGACCGGGCCGGCGGGGCGGCCGCGATCGGCGAGACCTCGTACCAGCTGGGCGCCGGCATGGGGATCGCGCTGCTCGGCAGTGTCATGAACGCCGCGTACGCCCCGGGCCTCGCGCGGCTCCCCGAAGCGGGCGTCCCCGCCTCGGCCGGTGC
Protein-coding regions in this window:
- a CDS encoding I78 family peptidase inhibitor — its product is MAPIPTPSAQPDDSPGTYVGLTAETAEQRARKRGWTTVRALPPGTVITMEFQGGRINFEVDGGAVKRCWIG
- a CDS encoding phosphatase PAP2 family protein, with the protein product MRTDIFARLDREPEPPKIETPRMSRHRIALFGGTLAFYLAIVIAVLMSSWLVTLDWKVMLFRPYQQWPGIHAFLDYYVVLGQRGPTAVMVACWLGWRSWRQHTLRPLLTLGASLLLLNATVGAVKYGLGRLGPHYATQIGSAELFAGGDIFPSGHTANAVVTWGILAYLAATPRARRYLSAMSAVVSLGVGLTTVYLGTHWLSDVVLGWAAGLLILLGLPWVEPLITRAENWIFAARERLSAHSRLVPAPPVAAGGPRPVPAGQPAMGGTAAQSPVREPVGAGSRQAAVATAAGSRPRAHTAPPVHQVHAVRSERTPVTPAGSRRPPHADRTPRGGTAPARPVAGG
- a CDS encoding MFS transporter, with protein sequence MSGTTTARTRLRAAADGANRWVVLVVLCLSLLLVALDATVLHVAVPAVTEDLRPSAVGLLWIVDAYPLVCASLLILFGTLGDRVGRRRILLLGYALFGVASAVAAMADSAGVLIAARALLGVGGAMIMPATLSILRQVFPDRRERAVAIGVWSAVAAVGAATGPVIGGFLVEHFWWGSVFLINIPLMALILPIGRLLLPESRGSDDGPWDVLGALMAAAGVLGVVLGVKRAGTGEGLLGPATLAPLLIGTALLVAFVRRQKRRTHPLIDMGMFARPAFSTAVGCIVLAMLALVGLELIAVQYLQLVLGLSPLETGLRLLPLTFAAMAAGATGSHTLRRIGPRRMVGWGFVLTAAAVLMLTAMGQHDRPGLLTVSFVALGFGLQSTLFGAYESMLSEAPADRAGGAAAIGETSYQLGAGMGIALLGSVMNAAYAPGLARLPEAGVPASAGAAASHSLGEAYQVAAQLGGPLGQVLRSTARHAFIDGLHITLLVSAALLLLGGLAALRLPRVMECPPALCEPRESMDGRQPAEAREGEDPRGHRGLEAPVADRPKVLLPLPAARRPAEATGSGRAAH